The Ahaetulla prasina isolate Xishuangbanna chromosome 4, ASM2864084v1, whole genome shotgun sequence genome has a window encoding:
- the LOC131197899 gene encoding olfactory receptor 4E1-like: MAAENTTEVTAFILSGLTTNHKTELVLFVLFLAIYTLIVVGNFLIVVVIVFDNQLHSPMYFFLSNLSFIDVCHSSVVMPKMLADFLAESKTISFGECIVQMFFLHLFACTEIFLLTIMAYDRYAAICHPLHYTSIMSRRVCLSLAVGMWLGGLVHSLALTALTLSVPYCGPNAIDNFFCDVPLVIKLACADTYVFEVLIVSNSGLISVVCFIVLVISYVVILVSLRNRFSEGRRKALSTCAAHLTVVTFFLGHCIFIYLRPAKSLAADKVVSIFFTAVTPLLNPVIYTLRNEDMLNALNKLRGWQVHARAKGVH; the protein is encoded by the coding sequence ATGGCAGCAGAGAACACTACAGAAGTGACAGCATTCATCTTATCTGGACTCACCACCAACCACAAGACCGAACTGGTGCTTTTCGTCCTTTTCCTTGCCATTTACACTTTGATCGTGGTTGGCAACTTTCTCATCGTCGTCGTCATCGTCTTCGACAACCAGCTGCACAGCCCCATGTACTTCTTCCTCAGTAATCTCTCCTTCATCGATGTCTGCCACTCCTCGGTGGTCATGCCCAAAATGCTAGCGGACTTCTTGGCCGAGTCCAAAACCATCTCCTTCGGAGAATGCATCGTGCAGATGTTCTTCCTCCACCTCTTCGCCTGCACGGAAATTTTCCTTCTCACCATCATGGCCTACGATCGCTACGCCGCCATATGTCACCCTCTGCATTACACAAGCATCATGAGCCGCCGGGTCTGTCTCAGCTTGGCGGTGGGCATGTGGTTAGGAGGCCTCGTCCACTCCCTTGCTCTGACGGCCTTGACCCTCAGCGTGCCCTACTGTGGCCCCAACGCCATCGACAACTTCTTTTGCGATGTCCCTCTAGTCATCAAGCTCGCGTGCGCCGACACCTATGTTTTTGAGGTCCTCATCGTCTCCAATTCAGGACTGATTTCCGTGGTTTGCTTTATCGTTTTGGTCATCTCCTACGTGGTCATCCTAGTCTCCTTGAGGAACCGCTTCTCTGAAGGGCGGCGCAAGGCGCTGTCTACTTGTGCTGCTCACCTGACCGTCGTGACCTTCTTCTTGGGACATTGCATCTTCATCTACCTCAGGCCGGCCAAGAGTTTGGCCGCAGATAAGGTTGTCTCCATCTTCTTCACAGCTGTGACGCCCCTGCTCAACCCGGTCATCTACACGTTGCGTAATGAGGACATGTTAAACGCCTTGAATAAACTCCGTGGCTGGCAAGTCCACGCACGAGCCAAAGGAGTTCATTAA
- the LOC131197900 gene encoding olfactory receptor 4E2-like, translated as MSEFNQTVTHFVFLGLTDIRSLELALFVIFFIIYQLILIGNVLIIVTVASDRCLHTPMYFFLGNLSLIDICHSSVTAPKMLLDSFLSQKVITFGGCVAQLFFLHTCACAEIFLLTIMAYDRCVAICYPLHYVKHVDLKICGYLVGGLWVGATVHSLVQTVLTVRLPYCGPNVIDSFFCDVPSVIKLSCTDAYFTGVLIVSNSGMISLVCFLALVTSYIIILFSLRRRTAEGRRKAFSTCSAHLLVVVSFLGPCIVLYSRPASNFSSDKLVAVFYTMVTPLLNPVIYTLRNEEVKKSMQKLWLWKKIFFTRG; from the coding sequence ATGTCAGAGTTCAACCAGACGGTGACTCATTTTGTCTTCTTGGGGCTGACTGATATCCGGAGTCTGGAGCTGGCTTTGTTTGTCATATTTTTCATCATCTACCAGCTTATTTTAATAGGGAATGTCCTCATTATAGTGACGGTGGCTTCTGATCGGTGCCTCCACACCCCCATGTACTTCTTCTTGGGGAACCTCTCTTTGATTGACATCTGCCATTCCTCTGTCACTGCACCCAAGATGCTGCTTGACAGCTTCCTCTCCCAGAAGGTCATCACTTTCGGAGGATGTGTGGCCCAACTCTTCTTCCTCCACACCTGTGCCTGTGCCGAGATCTTCCTCCTGACTATCATGGCTTATGACCGTTGCGTTGCCATCTGCTACCCATTGCACTACGTGAAACATGTCGACCTGAAGATTTGTGGGTACTTGGTGGGTGGTTTGTGGGTGGGCGCGACCGTCCACTCCCTGGTCCAAACGGTTCTCACCGTTCGCCTCCCTTACTGCGGCCCAAATGTCATCGATAGCTTTTTCTGTGATGTCCCATCGGTCATCAAATTGTCTTGCACTGATGCGTACTTCACCGGCGTTCTCATCGTATCAAACAGTGGCATGATCTCCTTGGTGTGCTTCTTGGCCTTAGTGACTTCCTACATCATCATCCTGTTCTCATTGAGAAGACGGACGGCTGAAGGCCGCCGCAAAGCTTTCTCCACATGCAGTGCCCACTTACTGGTTGTGGTCTCGTTCCTGGGGCCCTGCATCGTCCTCTACAGCCGCCCTGCTTCCAACTTCTCCTCAGACAAACTGGTCGCTGTCTTCTACACCATGGTTACTCCTCTCCTCAACCCTGTGATCTACACCCTGAGGAATGAAGAGGTAAAGAAATCCATGCAGAAACTCTGGCTCtggaagaagattttttttacaagGGGATGA